The nucleotide window AGCAATAGAAATGTTCCCTGTATATTTCATCTCTCATTTTTTAGTATATAAATGGGGACAGTTTATAGCCGTTCATATCTTCATTTTTGTTCTGTATTATATATCCGCATTATCATCTTATCTACTTTTCTCCATGTTCGATAAAGGGAGAAAAATACGGGTACTATCTGCTATTTTATACTCTTTACTTATGCCCATAACCTCCATACCGCTCTCTATAACTTATAGTATCTTACCTTTATCCCTTTATCTAGCAAGGAAAATTTCAATTAGGAACTACGTACTATTCTTCATAACGTCCGTGTTGTCATCGAGCATAGCGTATCCTTTTGACCTTACTTTTTCAGCAATAGTCAATGAAAATGTCCGAAAAGACTATGCTGTAATCGCATTTATAGCCAGTTTATTTTGGCTGACACCATATTTTATCCTTGGTTATCCCAGCAATGTTGAAATGTTTTACTCTATTTTCACGGAGCAGCTTATCTACTATATCCTCTTTTTAATAATCTTAGGGATAGCGTTTGTAACTAGGAGTAAGATTGTTGCTTTTTCAGCACTTCTTGGAGTATCGTATATAGTGTTAGGGTTCCCGTTTTTTTATTTGTTATACCCATTTGTAATATTATCAACTTTCATCGCTTTACTAAACTCAGCTAATAATAACTCTATTTTAGCCATATTTTTACTCTCTTTGTTTGTACTTTCTTCGTATTCTGTTTTAACACAACCGTTTTATCACCAATCTCCTGCGATAAATAGTGTCATTAAGCAATTAGAACGCTTACCTTTCGGAACAGTATACTGGAACTCTTCTTATCCCTTAATGTCTCCCTTACCTATTACTAACTTTACCACATTTGCGAACTATATAGTAGAGAATGATAGCATAGTCAATAATACCAATTACCTTGGTTATCCCGTTTTTACTTACTATTCAAACACCACCCTGTACAAACATAAGTACATAACAGTGAGTGTGAAACCCCTCATTAATGCTAAGGTACAACGTTATAACGGTTCTTTTATATGGGTTGCCCAAAGCCCACATCAACAATCATCAGTATCTGTAGTCTTCACTGAACCTGAAAATTTATCTGGAGAACTAAAAGTAAATGTAAATATTACAGATCTAGAATACTTTTACGTTGAAGTTTATTCTAACAGTGGAGTCAAATATTATCATAATTCTTCAACTATACCGGTTAACGGGACAATAGACCTGATAGACCTAATATGCTATAACCCTCAAGCCCATGAAGTATTTAACGTAAGTTTAGTATACCAAAATTCCACCCAGGAAGAGAATTTACTCATAATACCCCCAGTAATAAAGAACGAGATTATTTTTATTAAAAACGAGTCCTTTACTAATGGACACCTAGTAATTAGTATAACCTCAAATGTGAACTTCACCCTCAGGTTCGACAGTGGTATAGGTCTGACTTTTAGTTTAAACGGTATGAACGTAAGTAACCTCACAAAAACCTACGAGTTACCCCCCGGACATTACGAGATTATGGGGGTATATGAGAACCAAGGTTACATTTTTTACGGAGAACTCGCCACAGTAACCGGGTTTGCCCTAGGGCTTCTATACGCCTTAACAATGTCAAACGAGAAAATTAGAAGTAAGTTTAAGAAGGTATTCAAAGTAGAGAAAATAGAGAAATACATAGAAGGATGACATTATCCCCAAAAGCACCCATCTCCCTGAGTATATAGCCCTGAAGACTATAGCCAAAATCGGTATAGCTATCACTAAGCCTAAAAAAGAGTTAGTTAATGTGACTATTAAGGAGCATATCATTAAGCTAAACAGAGAGGAAAAGACCCCTCTTAAAACGCTAAAGTCCTTAAAAAATAGCTTTGACATCGCCTCTATTACAAAGAAGGATAAAGACCAAAGAAAAAGGAAATGAATTACTACGACAACTATTCGGGGTAGGTGTATCTCATTCACTTTAATACACTACTTCTACTAGTTTTTAAGGTTTCTACGAAGAGTATAAACTTTTATTAAATATTTTGAAAAAAAGCTTAATTAAATTTATCTTATTTATTTTTTACATGGACTCAAACTGGAGATCTACGCCCCTTGAGATTAGGGAAGGAATAAAGTACCTTTCTGCACACTTCTATCCCGAAGGGATAATGGGTAGGTGGAGCGAACTAAAGAAACTTTCATTCAACGCTGCAAAGGCAATAAAACTCTACTCCCTACAGCAAGTTATAGAAGAACTTGAGCATTTTGACTTCTTTAAGGAATACTTTAAGGACGACCCCTTAAGCACAGTAAAACTACCCCAATCCTATGTCGAGTTATTTGACGGATTAGTAGAGGACTTTAAGACACCTAATTGGAAAGACAATGTGGCAACTAGGTTCCACATGATCACAGAAGGAGTACTAGCCACAGTAGGGTTAAAAATCTTGAACGAGACCTCCAGACGATACGGCCTTACAAAGTTTAATGAGGGCATAAAGGCTATAATCGAGGACGAAGCGAGGCATGTTAATTTCGGTTTTTCCCTCATAGAAAATAAGGAATACGCTATAAAAAGGGTCGAAGAGTTATTCCCTCTGGCTGTTAGGATAGTCAAAGACGGTAAAGAAAAAATTGAACCGATGGGGTATAATATGGATGAGTTAATAGGGCTAATGGAAGATCTAAAGAAAGCTAGGATAGAGAAACTTTCTTCCCTAAGTAAATAGAGTTATTAGGTAGAATAGAGTTAACCTTGTAGTTTTTTGAAAATACTGTCCTGAACCCTACCCTCTCCATGGTCTTTTTTAGTTCCCACGGTAAATACAGCTTATAGAACCGCTCTACTCTCCTCCCAGAAACATAACTAGTTATGACGATATTTCTCTTGAAGAAGTACTTGGGTTGGACTAACCATACTGTGACCATGATACTGCCTCCCTCCTTCAGTACTCTCTTTGCCTCCATTAACGCGGCCGATGGGTCCCTGAGGTGGTGTATAGAAGAAATGTACAGAAGCGTATCGGCACTCTCGCTCCTCAAAGGCATAAACTCCATGTCTGCAAGGACTAAGTCCTCGCACCCCCTTTTCCTTGCTTCATTTAGTTGCTTTGATGAAAAGTCTAAGCACAACTTGAGGTCTGCTTTAGCAGCTATACAGTTCTGTCCTGAACCGCACCCTACATCAACCAGTATTTTTGCTTTATCCAGCATAGTAAGGTACCCTAGGGGCTTTCTTCTGTGGACAATGTATTCGTAAGCGTCCTTAGTCCTTTCTTTTTCATCCACATAAGATTTTTCAGCCCGCTTAACTAATTAAGTATCTTGTGAAAATTATAGTGGATCTAGTTAGGGAAAATAAAAGGTTAGAAGTAGAGCTACCTGAAAAAGCTACAGTGAGGGATTTGCTCAAGAAGATCGGTTATCGGGTTCAAGGTAGCGTAGTTGTCAAAGACGACGTACCGGTGATCGAAGACGAAAGATTAAAGGACGGCGACACAGTAAAGGTATTTTTAGCTGCATCTGGTGGTTAGGAAGTGAGTAGTGTTAATATAAAAGAGATTTTGAAAGAGAAGAGGACATGGTTAAACGGAGTGAAGAGCCCTAACCCGGAAGAGAGGGCAAAAGCATGGGAGATGATCAGGCTCATAGTAGATACTGGGAACGGTAATGAACTCAGGAGTTACCTAGGATATTTACGTTCTCTACTTTGGCATTCCCTACAAGGGGTAAGAGACGACGCATGGGAGAATATTGATCTATACAAAAAACTACTTGTAAAAGGTGTAGAGAGGGGGCTAATGGCTAATTCTGATAGGATTAAGTGGTCAGCTTGGTCTAAGGTCATCGATATGGTTAACATGGGTATTATTTCCAAGGATCAAGTGATCCAGTACCGACATTCTTATTGGAGGCTGCTCAGGAGTAGGTGGGTGACTATAAGGAAAAAATCGTGGAGACTATTTGTAGACCTTGTAGAATACGGGATTTTTCAGAACAAAGATAAGGAAAGGTTTAAAGAGTTTTTAAGGCACAAGAAGGCTAGCGTTAGGATTTATGCATGGGAAGCCACTATAAGACTTATGAGATTAGGGTTTATCTCGAAAGATGAAGTTATGAGCGAGATAAAGTATCTAACAGAATTAACCGCATATGAAAGTAATATTAAGAAAAGAGCGGAAAAAGTCCTAAAAGGGCTTAAGAGTTGAAAGTAGCTATAGTAGGCGGAGGTATAGTAGGGCTATTTACCGCGTACTATCTATCTAAAGAGAATGTAGACGTTACAGTATTTGAGAAAGCCTTTTTAGGAAATGGATCTGTGCATGCTGCAGGGCTGATAGAACCTTATAGGTTTGACAAGATAAACAGCTTATCTATGATTAAAAAGATGATGAAATATAGAAGTATAGGGGTAACCAATATACGTTCTGTCAATGCGAACTGGCTGTTCTCGTTAATCGCTGAACTGAATAAACCGGCTCCTCCGGAAGCGTGGGAAATAATGAGGTTTATGGCCTCATATTCTCTTAAAGAATATAAGAGGATGGCAGAAGAAAGAAATGATTTTGATTATGAAGAAAACGGTCTACTTGAGCTCTACTATGACAAGTCGTCCTTAGAAAAGGCCGTCGAAGAAGAGAAAGGTAATCCTTTCAGGCCTAAGTTTGAAGTAACTGATGTGAAAGGATTTGCAGGCGGAATATATTTTCCAGAGCTCTCTAAAGTAGATACCTTTAAGTTCATAAATAGGATGGAAAGAGAGTTAGATAACGTCAGGGTGATAATTAAGGAAGTAAAGAAAGTAGGGATTGATGGGACTTTGGAAGGGGCTAAATACGATAGAGTCGTCCTTGCCTCGGGTGTCTCGTTAAGGAACTTAGGTCTACCGATAACTGCGTTTAAAGGGTATGGATATAGGGTTAAGGGTGAAGTGGAAATAAAGTACCCTTTTGTGTTAGCTGAATACGGAGTAGCCGTAGCCAAGAACTCAGACCACATAAAAATTACCGGTGGGTTTGACGCTGATTTCTCTGAGGACTCTAATAGGGCTGAGTTCTTTCTCGGTGTCGCCTCAAAAGTAGTAGGGGTTAACTATGTCTACGACCTGACAATGGGTTATAGACCTTGTTCTCCCGACGGGTTTCCCATCATAGGGGAATACGAGAACTTAGTGTTTTCTACTGGAGCATGTAGGCTAGGTTGGAGCTTTGCTCCAGCAATGGGAAAGATGACCTCGGATATGGTGTTGGGTAGGGCAAAAAGTTACGGTTATCTATCCCGCTATATAAGTGGAAGAAATTTAAGAGTGGACACAACATAGTATCATATGACTATTGTTAAGTCAGATCTACTAAAGAGGTTAATGGACGCTAAAAAGTTCTTTCTCGATGGATATATAGATGAAGGTGTAAAGATAGTCCAGGACGTCCTTAAATCCTCACCGCAGAAGGAGGAGTATAATTGGTTTATTTGCAATTTAATAGAGAGCGTAGATTGTAAGTATCTATTCCCTGTATTAGATAGGATATCTTCTAGTTTTGATATATCGAAGTGTCAGAACGTTAAGAACGTAGTAATGTGTGGTATATTACAGAATATCTATAACTCTCACGTAGACTTAGCGCTGAATGTCCTCGTAGAACAAGGCAAGAGAGATAGACTAGAAGATATAACTAAAGAGGTCTTTAAAGTTAACCCTGAAGTAAACGGGGAGATCTTGTACAAACTAGCTGAGGCACTTAGAAAGGTAGGAGACGAGAAGACTGCTACGGTACTCCTAAACGAGGCGTGTAAAAAAGGTGTAAAAGAAGCTTGTTCCAATGCTGTAGTCCCTCCCCCTAGGTCTGTTATGTAACCTCTATTATTTTCCACTCTATATTTTCTTCAAATTCTTTTCCTATTTCATAAACTATAACACTTACGTCCTCGAAAAGCTCAGGGTATATTCTGTTTACAAAAATCCTAATTTCACTGCTATTATTGTCGATTTCTATTCTCTCTACGCCTCTTATAGAAACCAACTTTTCCTGAAGTTCTTCTACAAGGGACTTTAATTCCACGTCGTCCAGTCTAAATTCGGGTTTTTTTCTTACGAATGCAACTATCTTGTTTTTATTCTTGTCATAAGCCACTTTGATCAGGTCTTTTCCCAGTTTTTCTCTCAATTCAATAAATTTCAGGGCAACCGTATAGGTCAAGTCATTGTTTCTTAGTTCCATCAATCTGTCTGATAATTACCGCGTCGGTTATATCTTTCCATGAAATCTTATACCCTAAATATTCCAGTACCTCTACGATATAATCTCCATATTTGGCACGTAAGGCTGACAGTTTTTGTCCGTTGAAGTCAATGTTTTTTAATTTTTCAAGAAAATCTTCCCTTATATAGTAGTTTTTCAAGAAAATATACCCTTTAAACTGTTTGAGGTTTTTCCTAATTAATTCATGAGGTATATGTAATTTTTCTGCTATCTCTTTAATGCTAATAACATCTTTTTCCTCATCAAGTGTATAGTCTACTTTCACGTTTTCTAACCTTTTTCTTTCTATTTCTTTAAGCCATTTATATACTTTCATTACATCAACTTTCCTCTTAAATTTTATTATATTATCACCTTCATAGTCACCCAAGCTTAGTTCTTCGTTTAGGAGGATTAAAATAGGGTCTTTTACCTCCTTTAGTTTCTTTATTTTTTCTTTAATATAATCTTCTGTCCAAAACCCCACTATTTCTATATAGACCTTCAAATCGTCTTTTTGAGCTAGAAAGTCTGGGATAAATATTTTATTTCCTACTACAAGAGGTTCTGGTTCTCTAAAGAGCTTCCAACCTGTGGACAAAGCTGAAAATTCATAGAAAAACCTTTCTTCTACAGAACTGTCAAATAGCTTTTCGTCTTCTCTCATTTCTTTCTGTATATTATTATAGTCTTCTACTTCCAGCTTATATACCCTTTTCCTTTTTTTACCTAGTACTAGATCTGCTTCTATCCTCCAGTGCCCTGTAGATACAATAAACGGGACTAAAACAGCGAAGTTCCTGCCGTATTTTTCATTCATTTTTAATAATGTAGCAGGACCTATGAATTCAAGCCTTAGCGGTTTATAGGCGAAGTACATTAACCCTAACCATTTAGCCTTCCTTATTATTTCCTTCCAGTCAGAGGAGACGGCCACTGATAGCTTGTAAGCTTTAAAGAGAAGAGTTTGCAAAAGAGATAGGTTATATGTTTTAATTAGTTGGTCTGAAGTTATGGCAGGTAATTCCACAATTTTCTTTTCATCGTCTAGGTCTGAAAACATAAATTTTATAGGGTCTATTCCGAGCTCGTTTTGTATAAGTTTGATTATCTTATCTCTTTCATCACCTTCTAAAACCGGTCCTCTCTCGAATAATTTCTTCCTTATAATTTTGGGATCTATGGGTGAATCTCCCTCGAATTTTATGAATCTTGTAGCTGTTTTAAACAGACCTCTTACCAGCTTATAATCATAAATTTTTTCTAAGTATTTTATCTCCTCTTTTACCTCACCTAGTGTTAAACCCGTCCTAAACATGGAAAGAATTTCATTAGCTATTTCTTGGTCCTCACAGAACAACGGAATTACCCTATTCCCTTTTAGCTTAAATCTCGCAAGAGACCAAGGTAACACATTTAATATGCAATGTAGAAGATAAAAATGATTTGGTAACCCTGAGGTACTTTAAGGGATTAATCGTCTGTGACGCTTACGCTCCAAACACTAAGTGGTCTGATGAACTAAAAGCTTACATATCTTACGCCTACAAATACACTGAGATAAAAAAGTATTTTAGAGAAGAAGGAATAGACGTGACAGACGAAGTATTTAACTCCGCTCCGCCTTTTCCTGCTATAACCGATGAAATTAAGTTAAGAGATTACCAGTTTGAAGCATTGAAAGCATGGATCTCCCACGGTAAAAGGGGGATAATAGTATTACCGACCGGTGCGGGAAAAACAGTAGTTGCCCTAAAGGCTCTAGCTTCCCTTAGAGAGTCGACACTTATAGTAGTCCCGACTATAGATTTAATGCACCAGTGGGCTAATTCTATTAGGGAATTATTAAAGGCTGATGTAGGTGAGATAGGAGGAGGAGAAGATAAGGTCTCTGGTATCACTGTAATTACTTACGACTCAGCCTATACTAGGGCAGAAGAACTAGGCGACAAATTCTTCTTCATTATTTTTGATGAAGTCCACCATTTGCCCTCCGAGGGGTACTCTTTGATGGCAAAAATGTATGCAGCTCCCCATAGGCTCGGTCTGACTGCTACTCCCGAGAGAGAAGACGGTAAACACGTCTTATACCCTGACCTAGTGGGACCAATAGTCTATAGAAAAGGAGTAGAAGACTTCGCAGGGAAGTATATAGCGAGTTTTGATATTAAGAAAATATATGTTAAAATGACAGAAGAAGAGGAGATAAAATACAAGCAGCTGAGGCAAAAGCTGAGGAAATATCTTGAAAAGAAACACATTACTTTACGCAGTTTAGATGATTTCAATAAGTTAGTTAGGTTGGCTTCAAAGGACAGAGAAGCTAGAGAAGCCTTGTTAGCCTGGCATGAGTCTTTACGCATAGCAGTAAATTCTAAAGCTAAAGTTGAAAAGTTGAGGGAATTGCTGAAGGAATTTAAGGACGATAAGGTGATTATCTTTACAAGGGACACTCAATTAGCTTATGAACTTAGTAAGCTTTTTCTGATACCAGTTGTTACCTATAAGACGAGTAAAGACGAAAGGAAAGAGATACTCCAAAAGTTCAGGAAGGGGACCTATAGAGTTATCGTAGCTTCTACAGTATTTGACGAGGGTGTTGATGTCCCTGATGCAAATGTGGGGATAGTCTTAGGGGGTTATGGTACTAAAAGGCAATATTTGCAGAGACTAGGTAGGTTATTGAGGGGTAAAGATAAGAACGCTCTCTTGATAGAAATTATAACTAAAGGTTCAGCAGACTATAGGCTCAGCAAGAGGAGGAGTTTCAGTACATAATACACCTTGAGGATCCCGTCGGTTTATAGCAAAATAAGTATCTACTCAGAAATAATTGTATTAGATATGTTTGGATAAAAGTATATAAATAGGGATACCAATAGGAGAGTTAATGGATGGAATAGATAAAAAAATTATTCTTGCATTATTTAAAGATGGCAGGATATCGCAAAGGAAGATAGCTGAGGACGTGAGCCTATCAGCTACGTCTCTGAACTACAGGTTTAATAAGTTAATAGAAGACGGTATAATTAAGTCCTTTAAAGTAACTATAAACCCTAATTTCTACAATAAGTTCTATGCGTTTGTGTCCTTTAAGAACTCAAGAGACTATATTTCACCATTTGTAAATGTTAGAGTAAGATGCTTAGAAGAACTTAACGTCTATAGGATTCAAGGGGACTCGTATAATGACCTTACGGATAAAATAGCTACCATGAGCAAAGAGCTGGGAGAACCTCAAATGACCTATATACCAGAACAAGTACCTGTTAAACCTTCCGGTGTAGATATTGAAATAGTGAAAGAGTTAATGAGGGATCCTAGAGCAGAACCCAGTGATATTGCCAAGAATATTAACATTCCCACAAAGACTATTCAGCGTAGGATAAGTGCACTTATAGGTAAGAATATAATAAACGTAATACCAATAGTAGACTTATCTAAAGCTGATATTGTAGTATTTGGAATATTCTCTAACCTAATATCAAAACTAGAGTTACTTGAAGGCTGCAAATTCCTTTCCTTCAAAGACGGTGATAGAGGGATTACAGTCTGTGCCGTAGAGAACATTAAGGTAGCGGATAGTTATGTTAAGAAAGTTAGAGAGATAGATAATAGTGCGGAGATAATGATAGCGACTGAATACGACATTTATAATGACAGCGCTATGAAAGAGTTAGAAGATATAGAGAATAAAGCTATTACTTCTATTAAGTAATTATCATTCTTTTAATGTGACGATTATTACATATTTATAATTTTATTTAAAATAACCTTATAAGTAGATACTTCTCCCAACTATTCAGAACAGGTTGAAGCTTAGTATATTGTTAATAGTCGTGTCCTTATTACTTCTTCTTTTAGGGATATCGCTTTCGGTATACGCTGTTCAACAAAAATTTGTCGAACTTTACAATTTTGGTTATGGAAAATTAGCGTCTCCGCCGGAAAACTGGCAAGACTGTTATTGGGCTATATTAGTCAGGGGGTATCCTAATGCGACAATTTTCTACGACAATCATTTAATTCAACTTAATAATATATCTAATTATTCTCTCCCATCACCTGGATATTATACTTATATTATCAGCGGATATATTCAACCATATGCGTTTCTTTCTCCATTAAGTATGTTTATGACCTTAACGGGTACCTTAATAGGGTTTAAGGGGACTACTCTTTTCTTTCAAGAGAGAATTTTAGGGGAGGACTTAGTAAAGGGATATGCGGTAGGTGGCTCACTAAGCCGCTATGTACTAAAGCGGTTGAGCAGTGCTCTAGTATCTTTATCCATAGTGTTTATATTGATTGTTGTTCTAGAGTATTTTCACGGTAGAAACCCTTACTTATCGCTGTTAGAATTCCTAGAATTTAATGCAGGCATTTCATCATATTTCAAAATAGATGCTACGAGTCTGATTTTGACCTCATTGGCTTATACTGCAATGTTACTAGGTATCTCTTTCTCGCTCACCGTCTACTTAAGCGCTTTCTTGGTAATCTATGGGCTTGAAAACCCTTTAGTAAGTAAGATCATGGACAAGTGGAAATACATAGGATCAGCATTAGCTTCATGGGTGTTTGCGATGATTATTATATACGCTCTCCATTTTTTCACCGGGCTATTACCTTATGGTACTCCTAAAGGTGAAATATTACCCTATCTGGTGATGCCCGTAATATCCTTATTTTTCCCCTTCATAGGCATTTTCGCAAATAGAATGCTTTCAACAATTCCCAAGTCGACGGCGTCTGTAAAGGGGCTTGACAAAAAAGTTATAATATATCGTCATGTACTTGGAAATGCTACTGTAGTTATGCTTTCAACAATATCATCAGCCTTCGTGGAGATGCTCTTAGCCGAACTGTTGGTTGAAGGGATCTTTCAGTGGCCTGGTTTCGGTTTACTCCTTAAATACGCTGTATTTAATGGGGACTATAAGGTAATTGAAGGTTCTATGTTAACGTATTCCACGTTAACAGTCCTCTCTAACTTCATTACAGACGTAGTTTACGGTATTCTAGACCCTAGGGTGACGAGGTAATGAGAAGGAGGTTCCTGATCGCCCTCTCTATCTTCGTTATAGTACTAGGACTCAGCTTGTTCTTTGATTTTTACACACTCCCAAAAGGTAAACCTCTACAGCCTCCATCTTATCAGTACCCTTTAGGGACTTATATAGACGGGAGTAACATGATCAACGTTAACGCTAAGGCTATTGTTAATACCTTGTTATTTGGAGGACTTGTGGGGTTAGGAGAGGTCTTACTAGCTATCACTTACGGTAGTATAGCAGGTGCTTATGGGGGAGTAGTTAGGAGCACCATGGTCAGAGTAATAGACGCGTTAAACTCGTTACCGAGGCTCCCGTTACTGTTATCTGTTGCTCTCTTTTATGGTATCCCAACTGGAAATTCCCTGAAGGCTAACTTTTTCCTTACAATACTGATTGTAATGCTTACTGGGTGGAATATATATGCAAGGCAAATAACAGAGATGGTCTACGCTTCGTCAATTGGTAAGTCTACAAGAAGGGTAGTAGGTAAGGTAGATCTAGGCTTAATACTCAAGAATATGAAAAGACAGGCAACAAACCTTTTAATACCTAGCTCAATTGACGGTATTTCAACTTATACCGGAATGGGAGTTATAGGTGGTGTAGGAGACCCTAATTATCCTACACTTACGACTTTGCTTAATACAGCCTCACATTTATTGTATGACTGGTGGATGTTTTTAGTGCCCGCAGTTTTCAGAGGAATAGTGTTAGTAATACTCCTTGTCTTAGGCGACGAGGTAAGGAGGTTGTAGCGGTGCTTGAATACAAATGCTTAACAGTGGGTAAGAAATTGAGTTGTTTTACGGCAACAATCAGGTCTCATACGGGTATATTAGGTCAAAGAGAAAGCGGTAAGGAGGAAATCATAAAGGCGACCTTCAGGTTGATAAAAGCTGACGGTGAAGTCAAGCTAGATGGTGTAAATATTCTAGGTATGAAAGATGAAGAGTTTAGAAAAATATTATGGACTAAGATAAGCTGGGTTCCATATGACGTAATGCAACTCTTCAACCCGATCTATGATGTAGCTTCTCACTTTGTAGAGATTTTTATAAGTCACGGACTAGGTAATTCTGATTATGCGTTAGATGTCGCAAGAGAGTTTTTGAAAATTTTAGGGCTTAACCCTGAAGAGGTACTTAAGAGTTATGTATTTCAGTTATCTCCCTTAAAGTTAAAGAAGACTGCTTTGGCTCTCGCTTTATTTACAGAACCTGAACACGTCTTGGTTGATGATATAGAGTACGGTATAAGTGAAATAGATCAGATCCAAGTCGTGAATTCAATAATAGATGTTATGTCTACTACGTCAAGTATATTCCTTATCTCGGATAATGACCCTGCCGTTTTATCCCGCGTGGCAGATCACTTCATTGTCCTCTATAGAGGTGAGATATTAGAGGAAGGAGATAACGTCCTTGTAGACCCTCTTCACCCTTATACCATCGATGTGCTTAGGGGGTATGTAGCCCCTGAAGGATACCTTTCAGACGGGTGTGTATACGCAAATTCTTGTTATTATTCTTCTGTAAAGTGTATGTTAAAAAAACCAGAAATGATCAAGATAGGAAATAGGGTGGTAAAGTGCCATCTTTACCCAAATGTATAACTTTAAGGCTAAGTTCAGTGTATGGGGACTTTGTTAAGGACGTGAACCTAGAGGTCTCTAGAGGTGAATTTGTGCTGGTTGTTGGGGAGTGGACTAGAGGTCTTGAGGAGTTATCTAAAATGCTCACCGGAGAACTTAAGCCTAGAAAAGGTAAAATTTATCGTAATTTTGATAAGAGGGAAATAAGGCTGATTACCAGAGAAATAATAACAAGTGAACTAAGAATAAAAGATATTTTAAGACTATATGAGAAAA belongs to Stygiolobus caldivivus and includes:
- a CDS encoding ABC transporter permease → MKLSILLIVVSLLLLLLGISLSVYAVQQKFVELYNFGYGKLASPPENWQDCYWAILVRGYPNATIFYDNHLIQLNNISNYSLPSPGYYTYIISGYIQPYAFLSPLSMFMTLTGTLIGFKGTTLFFQERILGEDLVKGYAVGGSLSRYVLKRLSSALVSLSIVFILIVVLEYFHGRNPYLSLLEFLEFNAGISSYFKIDATSLILTSLAYTAMLLGISFSLTVYLSAFLVIYGLENPLVSKIMDKWKYIGSALASWVFAMIIIYALHFFTGLLPYGTPKGEILPYLVMPVISLFFPFIGIFANRMLSTIPKSTASVKGLDKKVIIYRHVLGNATVVMLSTISSAFVEMLLAELLVEGIFQWPGFGLLLKYAVFNGDYKVIEGSMLTYSTLTVLSNFITDVVYGILDPRVTR
- a CDS encoding MoaD/ThiS family protein, giving the protein MKIIVDLVRENKRLEVELPEKATVRDLLKKIGYRVQGSVVVKDDVPVIEDERLKDGDTVKVFLAASGG
- a CDS encoding FAD-dependent oxidoreductase, yielding MKVAIVGGGIVGLFTAYYLSKENVDVTVFEKAFLGNGSVHAAGLIEPYRFDKINSLSMIKKMMKYRSIGVTNIRSVNANWLFSLIAELNKPAPPEAWEIMRFMASYSLKEYKRMAEERNDFDYEENGLLELYYDKSSLEKAVEEEKGNPFRPKFEVTDVKGFAGGIYFPELSKVDTFKFINRMERELDNVRVIIKEVKKVGIDGTLEGAKYDRVVLASGVSLRNLGLPITAFKGYGYRVKGEVEIKYPFVLAEYGVAVAKNSDHIKITGGFDADFSEDSNRAEFFLGVASKVVGVNYVYDLTMGYRPCSPDGFPIIGEYENLVFSTGACRLGWSFAPAMGKMTSDMVLGRAKSYGYLSRYISGRNLRVDTT
- a CDS encoding winged helix-turn-helix transcriptional regulator, with product MDGIDKKIILALFKDGRISQRKIAEDVSLSATSLNYRFNKLIEDGIIKSFKVTINPNFYNKFYAFVSFKNSRDYISPFVNVRVRCLEELNVYRIQGDSYNDLTDKIATMSKELGEPQMTYIPEQVPVKPSGVDIEIVKELMRDPRAEPSDIAKNINIPTKTIQRRISALIGKNIINVIPIVDLSKADIVVFGIFSNLISKLELLEGCKFLSFKDGDRGITVCAVENIKVADSYVKKVREIDNSAEIMIATEYDIYNDSAMKELEDIENKAITSIK
- a CDS encoding class I SAM-dependent methyltransferase, translated to MLDKAKILVDVGCGSGQNCIAAKADLKLCLDFSSKQLNEARKRGCEDLVLADMEFMPLRSESADTLLYISSIHHLRDPSAALMEAKRVLKEGGSIMVTVWLVQPKYFFKRNIVITSYVSGRRVERFYKLYLPWELKKTMERVGFRTVFSKNYKVNSILPNNSIYLGKKVSLS
- a CDS encoding DUF790 family protein, giving the protein MLPWSLARFKLKGNRVIPLFCEDQEIANEILSMFRTGLTLGEVKEEIKYLEKIYDYKLVRGLFKTATRFIKFEGDSPIDPKIIRKKLFERGPVLEGDERDKIIKLIQNELGIDPIKFMFSDLDDEKKIVELPAITSDQLIKTYNLSLLQTLLFKAYKLSVAVSSDWKEIIRKAKWLGLMYFAYKPLRLEFIGPATLLKMNEKYGRNFAVLVPFIVSTGHWRIEADLVLGKKRKRVYKLEVEDYNNIQKEMREDEKLFDSSVEERFFYEFSALSTGWKLFREPEPLVVGNKIFIPDFLAQKDDLKVYIEIVGFWTEDYIKEKIKKLKEVKDPILILLNEELSLGDYEGDNIIKFKRKVDVMKVYKWLKEIERKRLENVKVDYTLDEEKDVISIKEIAEKLHIPHELIRKNLKQFKGYIFLKNYYIREDFLEKLKNIDFNGQKLSALRAKYGDYIVEVLEYLGYKISWKDITDAVIIRQIDGTKKQ
- a CDS encoding DEAD/DEAH box helicase family protein, producing MVTLRYFKGLIVCDAYAPNTKWSDELKAYISYAYKYTEIKKYFREEGIDVTDEVFNSAPPFPAITDEIKLRDYQFEALKAWISHGKRGIIVLPTGAGKTVVALKALASLRESTLIVVPTIDLMHQWANSIRELLKADVGEIGGGEDKVSGITVITYDSAYTRAEELGDKFFFIIFDEVHHLPSEGYSLMAKMYAAPHRLGLTATPEREDGKHVLYPDLVGPIVYRKGVEDFAGKYIASFDIKKIYVKMTEEEEIKYKQLRQKLRKYLEKKHITLRSLDDFNKLVRLASKDREAREALLAWHESLRIAVNSKAKVEKLRELLKEFKDDKVIIFTRDTQLAYELSKLFLIPVVTYKTSKDERKEILQKFRKGTYRVIVASTVFDEGVDVPDANVGIVLGGYGTKRQYLQRLGRLLRGKDKNALLIEIITKGSADYRLSKRRSFST
- a CDS encoding DUF1955 domain-containing protein, with the translated sequence MTIVKSDLLKRLMDAKKFFLDGYIDEGVKIVQDVLKSSPQKEEYNWFICNLIESVDCKYLFPVLDRISSSFDISKCQNVKNVVMCGILQNIYNSHVDLALNVLVEQGKRDRLEDITKEVFKVNPEVNGEILYKLAEALRKVGDEKTATVLLNEACKKGVKEACSNAVVPPPRSVM